A DNA window from uncultured Methanoregula sp. contains the following coding sequences:
- a CDS encoding DUF357 domain-containing protein: MKSAECQAVLADTLALCHCPCTGDSPLGEIGAAIHLMARSYESDGRGFFASGDLVNALASYWYASGWLHFGIAYGILSCRDRTIPCIFDGPDDQMPDRLKEKLSEKTARYARLLDTARSSVIPAPDASAPGHAFALRVLCISGTYADYGDRSRKNGTQERALASLSYGHGWLDAAVTAGLFSIVSNRDIFTV, from the coding sequence ATGAAGAGCGCTGAATGCCAGGCGGTTCTTGCAGACACGCTCGCACTCTGCCATTGTCCGTGCACGGGGGACAGCCCGCTTGGAGAGATCGGCGCAGCTATCCACCTGATGGCCCGGTCCTACGAGAGCGACGGCAGGGGTTTTTTTGCCTCCGGGGATCTGGTCAACGCCCTTGCGAGTTACTGGTATGCCTCGGGGTGGCTGCATTTCGGTATCGCGTATGGCATCCTTTCCTGCCGGGACCGCACCATTCCCTGTATCTTCGATGGGCCTGACGATCAGATGCCGGATAGACTTAAGGAAAAACTGTCCGAGAAGACAGCACGGTATGCACGGCTGCTCGACACCGCCCGCTCATCGGTAATACCGGCACCGGATGCATCAGCACCCGGACATGCCTTTGCCTTACGGGTGCTCTGCATCTCAGGCACCTATGCAGATTACGGGGACCGGTCCAGGAAAAACGGCACACAGGAGCGGGCTCTTGCCTCCCTTAGTTACGGGCACGGGTGGCTTGACGCTGCGGTGACCGCCGGGCTCTTTTCCATTGTCTCGAACCGGGATATATTCACGGTATAA
- a CDS encoding bifunctional nuclease family protein, with protein sequence MAQVKCAIRGVFVAVGDTATVPLVLLSDGGERLLPIFIGIWEAVSINSALSHEMLPRPFTHDLFLDLCSKCSITFRFLQIDSIEDGIYYAQLVFSHDQQEEYLDCRPSDGIALALRGDVPVFVDETVLATAGQAAESLPVMVDLATFLQK encoded by the coding sequence ATGGCACAGGTCAAGTGCGCAATCAGGGGAGTGTTCGTTGCAGTGGGCGATACAGCCACCGTGCCCCTGGTACTCTTATCCGATGGTGGCGAACGCCTCCTGCCCATCTTTATCGGCATCTGGGAAGCGGTCTCCATCAACAGCGCCCTCAGCCATGAAATGCTTCCCCGGCCGTTCACCCATGATCTCTTCCTCGACCTCTGTTCAAAATGTTCCATCACGTTCCGGTTCCTCCAGATCGACTCCATCGAAGACGGGATATATTATGCACAGCTCGTCTTCTCCCATGATCAGCAGGAGGAGTACCTGGACTGCCGGCCAAGCGACGGAATAGCCCTTGCCCTCCGGGGGGATGTTCCCGTCTTTGTGGACGAAACCGTGCTTGCTACCGCAGGACAAGCAGCGGAGTCCCTGCCGGTGATGGTCGATCTGGCAACATTCCTGCAAAAATAA
- a CDS encoding flippase-like domain-containing protein, giving the protein MDKSQVKWLYISVGFSLVVLLIILYFTINENTLSYLQKINPWFLLLAFLTHILTMCFWAMRVKKMSGSLGYNIGFFYSLNLVFANLLAAAVTPAQTGGEPVRIHELYKAKVPIGDATAVVIMERVLDGIALAGLAAFAMIVLTEQWKSLGAISEIMVYVTWIFVAGCLFLFYLAIRRPDLIKRVVTRCARFFTRKWEEARVAELLIRADKEIDNFQQSVVKFVKSAKGGLLWGMLFTMLYWVSEIVTASLILLGLGQPPLFLESFVIQLILAILMMIPLTPGSSGIAEIGATSMYALFIPASIVGIFVVIWRIVLYYFNIALGILSSIIIVRREAKAAENP; this is encoded by the coding sequence ATGGATAAATCGCAGGTCAAATGGCTCTATATCTCGGTTGGTTTCTCCCTTGTCGTCTTACTCATCATCCTCTATTTTACCATCAATGAAAATACCCTCTCCTATCTCCAGAAGATCAATCCCTGGTTCCTCCTCCTCGCATTTCTCACCCACATCCTGACCATGTGCTTCTGGGCCATGCGGGTCAAGAAGATGTCGGGGTCCCTCGGGTACAACATCGGGTTCTTCTACAGCCTCAACCTCGTCTTCGCCAACCTGCTCGCAGCTGCCGTCACCCCGGCCCAGACCGGCGGGGAACCGGTCCGTATTCACGAGCTCTACAAGGCCAAGGTCCCCATAGGTGACGCAACAGCGGTCGTCATCATGGAGCGGGTGCTGGACGGAATCGCCCTTGCAGGCCTTGCAGCATTTGCCATGATCGTCCTGACCGAACAGTGGAAGAGCCTTGGTGCAATTTCGGAGATCATGGTCTATGTCACCTGGATCTTCGTTGCCGGGTGCCTCTTCCTCTTCTACCTTGCAATCCGGCGGCCGGATCTGATAAAGCGGGTCGTGACCCGGTGTGCCCGGTTCTTCACCAGGAAGTGGGAGGAGGCAAGAGTTGCTGAACTTCTCATCCGGGCAGACAAGGAGATCGACAACTTCCAGCAGTCGGTGGTCAAGTTCGTGAAAAGCGCCAAGGGCGGACTCCTCTGGGGTATGCTTTTTACCATGCTCTACTGGGTCTCGGAGATTGTCACCGCATCGCTCATCCTTCTCGGGCTTGGCCAGCCCCCCCTGTTTCTTGAATCGTTCGTGATCCAGCTCATCCTCGCCATCCTGATGATGATCCCGCTCACCCCGGGAAGCTCAGGGATAGCAGAGATCGGGGCAACCTCCATGTACGCGCTCTTCATCCCGGCTTCAATCGTCGGCATTTTTGTCGTGATCTGGCGGATCGTTCTCTATTACTTCAACATCGCCCTTGGCATCCTCTCGAGCATCATCATCGTGAGAAGAGAGGCAAAGGCAGCAGAAAACCCATAA
- the hisE gene encoding phosphoribosyl-ATP diphosphatase, with protein sequence MSRPVDPAVIAELWAVICERADHPKESSYTTSLLTDKKGIDKVLEKVGEESTEFILAVKNGVNERTVEESADLLFHLLVALRAAGVDLADVMQELEHRRK encoded by the coding sequence ATGAGCCGTCCGGTCGATCCGGCGGTGATCGCCGAACTCTGGGCGGTCATCTGCGAACGGGCAGATCACCCGAAAGAATCGTCCTACACAACAAGCCTCCTGACCGACAAGAAAGGCATCGACAAAGTCCTTGAAAAAGTCGGCGAGGAGTCCACTGAATTCATCCTGGCGGTCAAGAACGGGGTCAACGAGCGTACGGTTGAAGAATCCGCCGATCTTCTCTTCCACCTTCTCGTTGCCCTCCGTGCGGCGGGAGTGGACCTGGCCGATGTGATGCAGGAACTCGAACACCGGCGGAAATAA
- a CDS encoding metallophosphoesterase, which translates to MQSRPRIPLALLAVFLCISLFSGVSAAAGNSTTYSFVHLSDTQNLATSYPATYNTTFSYLESLKSTRNISAIIITGDLVNTWNSKKEWDAYLRARNQTTIPVFVTAGNHDTDSGKKYEYYSRYTGNSGKNYLTSFGDFDLVGINYVKAGLTAAEYSRIRLALQNSSRPVAILATHYYMDKNGKSSPLGREIDKNLIVKPTLILTGHLHADFINRRNISGFPVIGEMTNYQNGLPGGNGDKNYSAGTLYTVTSSGGQVERITARVIHISPTPTLDAEQTVFEQAIPSSSSLAEPPAPVALPARPVLPTPFCNPAVLSCRLNMTPGQGIIKTN; encoded by the coding sequence ATGCAGTCCCGGCCCCGGATCCCGCTCGCCCTTCTCGCAGTTTTCCTGTGCATATCCCTCTTTTCCGGAGTCTCGGCAGCGGCCGGCAACAGTACGACGTACTCGTTTGTCCACCTTTCCGACACCCAGAACCTGGCAACCTCGTATCCGGCAACCTACAATACAACGTTTTCGTATCTTGAATCCCTTAAATCGACCCGCAACATATCGGCCATCATCATAACGGGAGACCTTGTCAATACCTGGAACAGCAAAAAAGAGTGGGACGCGTACCTGCGGGCCCGGAACCAGACCACGATCCCCGTCTTCGTCACGGCGGGCAACCATGATACAGACTCGGGGAAGAAATACGAGTATTACAGCCGGTACACTGGGAATTCCGGGAAAAACTACCTGACTTCCTTTGGAGATTTTGACCTTGTCGGCATCAATTATGTCAAAGCAGGTCTTACGGCTGCCGAGTATTCCCGCATCCGTCTGGCACTGCAGAACAGCTCCCGCCCGGTTGCGATCCTCGCCACCCATTACTACATGGATAAAAACGGCAAGTCTTCCCCGCTTGGCAGGGAGATCGACAAGAACCTGATCGTAAAACCCACTCTTATCCTCACGGGCCACCTGCACGCGGATTTTATCAACCGGCGGAATATCAGCGGATTTCCGGTGATCGGGGAGATGACCAATTACCAGAACGGCCTGCCGGGTGGCAATGGGGATAAGAATTACTCGGCCGGGACCCTGTATACCGTGACCTCCTCCGGCGGGCAGGTTGAACGGATTACCGCAAGGGTCATCCATATCAGCCCGACTCCCACCCTGGACGCAGAGCAGACCGTCTTTGAACAGGCCATCCCATCATCATCGTCTCTGGCAGAGCCCCCCGCTCCTGTTGCGCTGCCTGCCCGGCCGGTTCTGCCCACTCCGTTCTGCAACCCGGCTGTTCTGTCCTGCCGGCTGAATATGACCCCCGGGCAGGGCATAATTAAAACCAATTGA
- a CDS encoding PAS domain-containing protein codes for MSREDSSSDTRYTDVNRHKGHVVMTMDATENHYKDLVECQQDFLVKFSLEGRLLFVNSAYCEALGKSHQDLAGTVFMPVSDEKYADVVATQMTKLFRPPFACIVEQWIQTTKGMRCISWSARSILDAEKNVSAIVAAGRDITHLKNEHKTLRKRDEELMLVLESGSQMYFSHTPDHTAVYVSPRIRTLLGCRRGEGKRAWTDFLTDNPVNAAGLERTLRALSSGRREPPYRLEMATGSGKKIWVEVNEIPVMKNGKAVAIAGCLEDVTEKMYVEEGSAEAEILFKGVRPKEPGIGNRSPLSAIRSIFSRDKEAPEEESV; via the coding sequence ATGAGTAGAGAGGACTCCTCCTCAGATACCCGGTATACCGACGTGAACCGGCACAAAGGACATGTGGTCATGACCATGGATGCCACGGAGAATCATTACAAGGATCTTGTTGAGTGCCAGCAGGATTTTCTGGTCAAGTTCAGCCTTGAAGGCCGGCTTCTTTTCGTCAACTCAGCGTACTGCGAGGCCCTCGGGAAATCCCACCAAGACCTGGCAGGCACGGTCTTCATGCCTGTTTCCGATGAGAAGTATGCCGATGTTGTTGCAACGCAGATGACCAAGCTCTTCCGCCCCCCGTTCGCCTGCATTGTCGAGCAATGGATCCAGACCACAAAAGGCATGCGGTGTATCAGCTGGTCGGCCCGGTCGATCCTCGATGCCGAGAAGAATGTCTCTGCAATCGTTGCTGCCGGGCGGGACATCACCCATCTCAAGAACGAGCATAAAACCCTGCGGAAGCGGGATGAGGAGCTGATGCTTGTCCTTGAGAGCGGGAGCCAGATGTACTTCTCCCATACTCCCGACCACACTGCCGTATATGTCAGTCCCCGGATCCGGACCCTGCTCGGGTGCAGGCGGGGGGAAGGAAAGCGGGCCTGGACCGACTTTCTGACCGACAACCCGGTGAATGCAGCCGGTCTCGAACGAACCCTGCGTGCGCTCTCATCCGGCCGGCGCGAACCCCCGTACCGTCTGGAGATGGCAACCGGTAGCGGGAAGAAGATCTGGGTGGAAGTGAACGAGATCCCGGTCATGAAGAATGGCAAGGCTGTTGCGATAGCCGGCTGCCTTGAGGACGTTACTGAGAAGATGTACGTTGAGGAAGGATCGGCCGAGGCCGAGATCCTCTTCAAAGGCGTACGCCCGAAGGAACCGGGGATCGGAAACCGGTCCCCGCTCAGTGCCATCCGCTCCATCTTCTCCCGGGACAAAGAAGCCCCGGAAGAGGAGAGCGTCTGA
- the dph5 gene encoding diphthine synthase, producing MLTFVGLGLFDKTDISLKGFQCIRDADHVFLECYTSLLMGSSREELEAYYEKPVTPLYREDVEQHPDELLRLAAESNVAFLCAGDPMVSTTHSDLRMRAGERGIRTAIIHAASISSAICGLSGLQNYRFGKSCSLPFPQKNWFPTTPYEVIEKNLAQNLHTIVYLDIQNERYMTVPEAVTLLDRMAAAKGGAIPLYVGIARAGSENPVVRAGPGSQLATAEFGPPLHILIVPAELHDMEREYLEMFAGL from the coding sequence ATGTTGACCTTTGTCGGCCTCGGCCTCTTTGACAAGACGGATATTTCCCTAAAGGGATTCCAGTGCATCCGGGACGCGGATCATGTATTCCTTGAATGCTACACCTCGCTCCTCATGGGGTCTTCACGGGAGGAACTCGAAGCATATTACGAGAAACCGGTAACGCCCCTCTACCGGGAGGACGTGGAACAGCATCCCGACGAACTCCTCAGGCTTGCAGCGGAAAGCAACGTCGCGTTCCTGTGTGCCGGCGACCCGATGGTCTCCACAACGCACAGCGATCTGCGGATGCGGGCAGGCGAAAGAGGTATCCGGACGGCAATCATCCACGCAGCATCCATATCGAGCGCCATCTGCGGTCTCTCCGGCCTCCAGAACTACCGGTTCGGGAAATCCTGCTCCCTCCCGTTCCCGCAGAAGAACTGGTTCCCGACAACCCCGTATGAAGTGATCGAGAAGAACCTTGCACAGAACCTGCACACAATCGTGTATCTCGATATCCAGAACGAGCGGTACATGACAGTACCGGAAGCGGTCACTCTCCTCGACCGGATGGCAGCCGCAAAAGGAGGTGCCATCCCCCTCTATGTCGGGATTGCCCGGGCGGGATCGGAGAACCCGGTTGTCCGGGCCGGGCCGGGAAGCCAGCTCGCGACCGCCGAGTTCGGCCCGCCGCTGCACATCCTCATCGTACCTGCGGAACTCCACGACATGGAGCGGGAGTACCTGGAGATGTTTGCAGGATTATGA
- a CDS encoding 3-isopropylmalate dehydratase large subunit: MAATIVEKIFSRKCGSDIRAGEVVMAPLDGTMIHDITGPLAIQKFYEMGGKNVYDPERVIMLFDHQIPADSIEAANNHVYMRKFAEEQKIHNYDINEGVCHQVTIEKGRAAPGEIVVGADSHTCMYGAAGAFATGIGSTDMGFALKFGALYFKVPETIKAEVSGRFQKRVGPKDLILSIAADIGADGATYKAIQFTGKTISKMDMAGRMTLCNMAIEMGAKAGIVAPDKVTWEYMKGRRKMKPFELDSDPDATFAEKRSYNVADLEPTVAVPHNVDTGVSVSKVAGTHVDQVFIGSCTNGRFEDLEEVAEVLGKKKFNPKIRVIIIPASRDEYLRTLRAGLIEKFVKAGALVEAPCCGPCMGGAFGLIAPGEVSLSTSNRNFKGRQGSTDGKVYLCSPATAAASAITGEITDPREV; this comes from the coding sequence ATGGCAGCAACAATCGTAGAGAAGATATTCTCACGGAAATGTGGCAGCGATATACGGGCAGGCGAAGTGGTCATGGCACCCCTTGACGGGACCATGATCCACGACATCACCGGCCCGCTTGCCATCCAGAAGTTCTACGAGATGGGCGGGAAGAACGTCTATGACCCGGAGCGCGTAATCATGCTCTTTGACCACCAGATCCCCGCAGACTCCATCGAAGCAGCGAACAACCACGTGTACATGCGGAAATTTGCCGAGGAGCAGAAGATCCATAACTATGACATCAACGAGGGTGTCTGCCACCAGGTGACCATCGAGAAGGGCAGGGCGGCGCCGGGCGAGATCGTTGTCGGGGCGGACTCCCATACCTGCATGTACGGGGCGGCCGGGGCGTTTGCCACCGGCATCGGCTCCACCGACATGGGCTTTGCCCTGAAGTTCGGCGCCCTCTACTTCAAGGTGCCGGAGACCATCAAGGCCGAGGTATCGGGCAGGTTCCAGAAACGTGTCGGGCCAAAGGATCTCATCCTCTCGATCGCTGCCGATATCGGGGCCGACGGGGCCACCTACAAGGCGATCCAGTTCACGGGAAAGACCATCTCGAAGATGGACATGGCAGGCCGGATGACGCTCTGCAACATGGCCATCGAGATGGGCGCAAAGGCGGGCATTGTTGCACCGGACAAGGTGACCTGGGAGTACATGAAAGGGCGCCGCAAGATGAAGCCGTTCGAGCTGGACAGCGACCCGGACGCCACGTTTGCCGAGAAGCGCTCCTACAATGTCGCGGACCTCGAACCAACCGTAGCCGTGCCCCACAATGTGGACACCGGCGTTTCGGTAAGCAAAGTTGCCGGCACCCACGTGGACCAGGTCTTTATCGGCTCCTGCACGAACGGGCGGTTTGAGGATCTCGAAGAAGTCGCCGAGGTTCTCGGGAAGAAGAAGTTCAACCCGAAGATCCGGGTCATCATCATCCCGGCATCACGGGACGAGTACCTCAGGACCCTCAGGGCAGGACTCATCGAGAAGTTCGTCAAAGCCGGAGCACTTGTCGAAGCCCCGTGCTGCGGACCGTGCATGGGCGGGGCGTTCGGTCTCATCGCCCCCGGCGAGGTCTCGCTCTCAACCTCGAACCGGAACTTCAAGGGCCGGCAGGGAAGCACGGACGGCAAAGTCTACCTCTGCTCACCGGCAACGGCAGCGGCCAGCGCGATCACCGGTGAGATCACCGATCCCCGGGAGGTATAA
- a CDS encoding TMEM175 family protein: MTEEKDMVEELHLTKGRLEALSDGIFAFAMTLLVIGLNLPDKAALVQSNAFALQFLLSLYSDFFHYVLAFLILGAFWLSQHQQFHSVRVPDKTFIWINLLTLMFVALLPFSTSFSGDFPRASMGAMVFEANLCIIGLGMSCQWWYATKDCRLTEHTLKPAYIRGVLIGNLIVPTVSVIAILVALTGSLWSSALYMTLPFVDYAVDRYYRRREEAS; encoded by the coding sequence ATGACAGAAGAGAAGGATATGGTTGAGGAACTGCACCTCACCAAAGGCAGGCTGGAAGCGCTTTCGGACGGCATCTTCGCGTTTGCTATGACCCTCCTGGTCATCGGTCTGAACCTGCCGGACAAGGCTGCCCTTGTGCAATCGAACGCGTTTGCCCTGCAGTTCCTCCTCTCCCTCTATTCCGATTTCTTTCATTATGTTCTTGCATTCCTGATCCTCGGGGCATTCTGGCTCAGCCAGCACCAGCAGTTCCACTCTGTGCGGGTTCCCGATAAGACATTTATCTGGATCAATCTCTTGACGCTCATGTTCGTCGCCCTCCTCCCGTTCTCCACATCGTTCTCCGGGGATTTCCCTCGTGCCTCCATGGGGGCGATGGTGTTTGAAGCAAACCTTTGTATCATCGGTCTGGGAATGTCCTGCCAGTGGTGGTATGCAACCAAAGACTGCCGCCTGACCGAACATACCCTGAAACCGGCATATATCCGGGGAGTCCTGATCGGGAATCTTATCGTCCCCACGGTCTCGGTGATAGCGATTCTTGTCGCGCTGACCGGATCCTTGTGGAGTTCGGCACTGTATATGACGCTTCCCTTTGTCGATTATGCAGTTGACCGGTATTACCGGAGACGAGAGGAAGCCAGCTGA
- a CDS encoding flagellin, whose protein sequence is MRLILIRHWKARCQYSGGIATTSRNDSAFTGLEAAIVLIAFITVAAVFSYVVIGAGFFATQKSEATVHSSVQEASSSLMMAGTVHGIGTPGSTIDTINFSVTLGNGGTAIDMEKLVMTYSDKNHLEKLRPVPGYYGSSTTPGTWAITDRQNERGASNNVLEKGEQFSLSAHPTNGIPRDMEFSLEVAPSGGASLQVIRRAPSVIYAVNQFY, encoded by the coding sequence CTGCGGCTGATACTTATAAGGCATTGGAAAGCAAGGTGTCAATACTCAGGAGGGATCGCCACGACCAGTCGAAACGATTCTGCATTCACCGGTCTTGAAGCTGCCATTGTTCTCATCGCATTCATTACGGTAGCTGCGGTCTTCTCTTACGTTGTGATCGGGGCAGGATTCTTCGCAACCCAGAAGAGCGAGGCGACCGTCCACTCCAGTGTCCAGGAGGCCAGCTCCAGCCTGATGATGGCCGGGACCGTGCATGGCATCGGAACACCGGGGAGCACCATCGACACGATCAATTTCAGCGTTACGCTGGGTAACGGGGGAACAGCCATCGACATGGAAAAATTGGTAATGACCTACAGCGACAAGAACCACCTGGAGAAACTGAGGCCCGTGCCGGGGTATTATGGTTCTTCCACAACACCGGGGACCTGGGCGATTACCGACCGGCAGAATGAGCGGGGAGCTTCCAATAACGTGCTGGAGAAAGGCGAACAGTTCTCGCTCAGCGCCCACCCGACAAACGGCATTCCCAGGGATATGGAATTCTCGCTCGAAGTTGCTCCGTCCGGCGGGGCATCGTTGCAGGTAATCCGCAGAGCCCCGTCGGTAATCTACGCGGTGAACCAGTTTTATTAA
- a CDS encoding 3-isopropylmalate dehydratase produces MAAKKTVPVKKIILEKSRVSANGRAWKFGDDIDTDAIIPGRFLILNNPDELAKHAFEGTRDEFAKNVKEGDVIVGGRNFGCGSSREHAPLALVGAGVKVVVARSFARIFFRNSVNVGVLPVVCPEADKIADGAKIALNLKEGTLEADGKKYAIEPVPVFMQGIIDAGGLVEYAKTMKEIPPCTR; encoded by the coding sequence ATGGCAGCCAAGAAGACCGTACCGGTAAAGAAAATAATCCTTGAAAAATCCCGTGTCTCGGCAAACGGCCGGGCCTGGAAATTCGGGGACGATATCGACACCGACGCCATCATCCCGGGCCGGTTCCTCATCCTCAACAACCCGGACGAGCTGGCAAAACATGCTTTTGAAGGCACACGGGACGAGTTTGCAAAGAACGTGAAGGAAGGAGATGTCATCGTAGGAGGCCGGAACTTCGGCTGCGGCTCCTCCCGCGAACACGCCCCGCTTGCCCTTGTCGGGGCCGGGGTAAAAGTCGTGGTTGCCCGGTCGTTTGCCCGGATCTTCTTCCGGAACTCGGTGAACGTGGGCGTGCTGCCCGTGGTCTGCCCGGAGGCCGATAAGATTGCCGACGGGGCGAAGATCGCCCTGAACCTCAAAGAGGGAACCCTTGAAGCGGACGGGAAGAAGTATGCGATCGAGCCGGTGCCGGTCTTCATGCAGGGCATCATCGATGCCGGCGGGCTTGTTGAATATGCAAAAACAATGAAGGAGATTCCACCATGTACAAGATAG
- a CDS encoding isocitrate/isopropylmalate family dehydrogenase, with translation MYKIASIGGDGIGPEIVAEGKKVLEAAGEKYNFDIDWTDFDIGADRYLATKKLITEDDLNELKKFKAIYFGAIGDERVKPGILEKGILLALRFHFDQYVNLRPIKLLHGVETPLAGKGPKDIDFVVIRENTEDFYVGIGSRFKKHQKIELDVARDIYNVKFGLDVTSDAEEIAYQIGVITREGSRRVQTYAFDLAMQRKKKLTSVDKANVLSDVYGLWRDVFNETAKKYPDVTTEFNFVDAVTMWFVKNPEWFDVVVTPNMFGDIITDLGAMIQGGLGLAPGGNINPKGTSMFEPIHGSAPKYKGMDVANPIATIWAGSLLLDHLGEHKAAAAVVSAIEKSIKDGIVTKDLGGTAGTAKAGSYIADCVKKGR, from the coding sequence ATGTACAAGATAGCGTCGATTGGCGGGGACGGGATCGGCCCGGAGATCGTGGCCGAGGGAAAGAAAGTGCTGGAGGCGGCGGGAGAGAAGTACAACTTCGATATCGACTGGACAGACTTCGATATCGGGGCTGACCGCTACCTTGCGACAAAGAAACTGATCACCGAGGATGACCTGAATGAACTGAAAAAGTTCAAGGCAATCTACTTCGGTGCAATCGGTGACGAGCGGGTGAAACCGGGCATTCTGGAGAAGGGAATCCTCCTGGCCCTTCGCTTCCACTTCGACCAGTACGTCAACCTCCGGCCGATCAAACTCCTGCACGGAGTCGAGACCCCGCTTGCCGGGAAAGGGCCAAAGGACATCGACTTCGTTGTCATCCGCGAGAACACGGAGGATTTCTATGTCGGTATCGGCTCGCGCTTCAAGAAGCACCAGAAGATCGAACTCGATGTGGCCCGGGATATCTACAACGTGAAGTTTGGTCTCGACGTGACGAGCGATGCCGAAGAGATCGCGTACCAGATCGGCGTCATCACTCGGGAAGGTTCCCGCAGGGTCCAGACCTATGCATTTGACCTTGCCATGCAGCGGAAGAAGAAACTCACTTCGGTGGACAAGGCAAACGTGCTCTCGGACGTGTACGGCCTCTGGCGGGATGTGTTCAACGAGACCGCAAAGAAGTATCCTGACGTCACGACCGAGTTCAACTTCGTGGATGCGGTCACCATGTGGTTTGTCAAGAATCCCGAATGGTTCGATGTCGTGGTCACGCCCAACATGTTCGGGGACATCATCACCGACCTCGGGGCCATGATCCAGGGCGGTCTCGGTCTTGCACCGGGCGGCAATATCAACCCCAAAGGCACTTCGATGTTCGAGCCCATCCACGGCTCCGCTCCGAAGTACAAGGGCATGGATGTTGCAAACCCCATCGCAACCATCTGGGCGGGATCGCTCCTGCTCGATCACCTGGGCGAGCACAAGGCAGCAGCAGCAGTTGTCTCGGCAATCGAGAAGAGCATAAAAGACGGCATTGTCACCAAAGATCTCGGCGGCACCGCGGGAACGGCAAAGGCCGGGTCGTACATTGCCGACTGCGTGAAGAAAGGCAGGTAA
- a CDS encoding SIMPL domain-containing protein, producing MIRRLSLCMVAIAVLAVALVGCAAAADDTANDHVIHATGNGNVIGTPDRAQITFSVQTENADVKVAQADNAQKMNNVINALVNSGIPRDALKTTGYNIYPVYDDSTKSIFDQKVKTYRVTNTLTVTLHDVSKTGDVIDIAVANGINQADSIQFMLSDEQSQVLRTQALQKAVIRARSDADTVAAAMGTNVTGVKNADVSGGYSPVLYQNYQYDSGAAMKSVAAPTPIQPGDITVTATVTITYTIR from the coding sequence ATGATACGAAGACTCTCTCTCTGTATGGTTGCCATTGCGGTTCTCGCAGTGGCTCTTGTCGGCTGCGCTGCAGCCGCAGATGATACGGCCAATGACCACGTTATCCATGCAACCGGGAACGGCAATGTTATCGGAACTCCCGACCGGGCGCAGATCACCTTCTCGGTCCAGACCGAGAACGCGGATGTCAAGGTTGCCCAGGCCGATAATGCCCAGAAGATGAACAACGTGATCAATGCTCTCGTGAATTCGGGCATCCCCCGGGACGCCCTGAAGACCACCGGTTACAACATCTACCCTGTTTACGATGATTCAACAAAGAGCATCTTCGACCAGAAAGTGAAGACCTACCGCGTGACGAATACCTTAACGGTCACGCTCCACGATGTCAGCAAGACCGGCGATGTCATCGATATTGCGGTGGCAAACGGGATCAACCAGGCCGACTCGATCCAGTTCATGCTCTCGGACGAGCAGTCCCAGGTGCTCAGAACCCAGGCTCTCCAGAAAGCCGTGATCCGCGCCCGCTCGGATGCCGATACTGTTGCGGCAGCCATGGGAACCAATGTGACCGGTGTGAAAAACGCCGATGTCAGCGGCGGGTACTCGCCCGTTCTGTACCAGAACTACCAGTACGACAGCGGGGCTGCAATGAAATCCGTAGCAGCGCCGACCCCCATCCAGCCTGGTGACATTACCGTTACGGCAACGGTGACCATCACGTACACCATCCGGTAA
- a CDS encoding NusA-like transcription termination signal-binding factor: MERNIGFKERRYIEELRILTRSTALDCVIDDRFDRVIYVIRPGDMGLAIGKKGENIKRLQNVLGKRIEMVEYAENPDAFIANIFKPAEVVSVERTGEDGPLNVLVKQRSDLGIAIGKAGCNIEKARILCRRFFGLEVGEVLLPQVAS; the protein is encoded by the coding sequence ATGGAACGGAATATCGGTTTTAAGGAGCGAAGGTACATAGAAGAATTGCGGATCCTGACCCGGTCGACAGCTCTCGACTGCGTGATCGACGACCGGTTCGACCGGGTCATCTACGTGATCCGGCCGGGCGACATGGGTCTTGCGATCGGTAAAAAAGGGGAGAATATCAAGCGCCTTCAGAATGTGCTCGGGAAACGCATCGAGATGGTGGAGTATGCCGAGAATCCTGACGCCTTTATTGCCAATATTTTCAAGCCTGCCGAAGTGGTGAGCGTAGAACGGACCGGGGAGGACGGCCCCCTGAATGTTCTTGTAAAACAGCGCAGCGACCTTGGTATCGCGATTGGCAAGGCCGGCTGCAATATCGAAAAAGCGCGCATCCTCTGCCGGCGCTTCTTTGGCCTCGAAGTAGGCGAAGTGCTTCTTCCGCAGGTGGCATCATGA